A part of Apodemus sylvaticus chromosome 19, mApoSyl1.1, whole genome shotgun sequence genomic DNA contains:
- the Aif1 gene encoding allograft inflammatory factor 1 isoform X2: MKPEEISRGKAFGLLKAQQEERLDGINKHFLDDPKYSTDEDLPSKLEAFKTKYMEFDLNGNGDIDIMSLKRMLEKLGVPKTHLELKKLIREVSSGSEETLGYSDFLRMMLGKRSAILRMILMYEEKNKDHQRPTGPPAKKAISELP; the protein is encoded by the exons ATGAAGCCTGAGGAAATTTCAA GAGGAAAAGCTTTTGGACTGCTGAAGGCCCAGCAGGAAGAGAGGCTGGATGGGATCAACAAG CACTTCCTTGATGATCCCAAATACAGCACTGATGAGGATCTGCCGTCCAAACTGGAAGCCTTCAAGA CGAAGTACATGGAGTTTGATCTGAATGGAAATGGAGATATCG ATATTATGTCCTTGAAGCGAATGCTGGAGAAACTTGGGGTTCCCAAGACCCACCTAGAGCTGAAGAAATTAATTAGAGAGGTGTCCAGTGGCTCCGAGGAGACGCTCGGCTACTCTGACTTTCTCAGAATGATGCTGGGCAAGAGATCTGCCATCTTGAGAAT GATTCTGATGTATGAGGAGAAAAACAAAGACCACCAGAGGCCGACTGGTCCCCCAGCCAAGAAAGCTATTTCGGAGTTGCCCTAA
- the Aif1 gene encoding allograft inflammatory factor 1 isoform X1 produces MSQSRDLQGGKAFGLLKAQQEERLDGINKHFLDDPKYSTDEDLPSKLEAFKTKYMEFDLNGNGDIDIMSLKRMLEKLGVPKTHLELKKLIREVSSGSEETLGYSDFLRMMLGKRSAILRMILMYEEKNKDHQRPTGPPAKKAISELP; encoded by the exons ATGAGCCAAAGCAGAGATCTGCAGG GAGGAAAAGCTTTTGGACTGCTGAAGGCCCAGCAGGAAGAGAGGCTGGATGGGATCAACAAG CACTTCCTTGATGATCCCAAATACAGCACTGATGAGGATCTGCCGTCCAAACTGGAAGCCTTCAAGA CGAAGTACATGGAGTTTGATCTGAATGGAAATGGAGATATCG ATATTATGTCCTTGAAGCGAATGCTGGAGAAACTTGGGGTTCCCAAGACCCACCTAGAGCTGAAGAAATTAATTAGAGAGGTGTCCAGTGGCTCCGAGGAGACGCTCGGCTACTCTGACTTTCTCAGAATGATGCTGGGCAAGAGATCTGCCATCTTGAGAAT GATTCTGATGTATGAGGAGAAAAACAAAGACCACCAGAGGCCGACTGGTCCCCCAGCCAAGAAAGCTATTTCGGAGTTGCCCTAA